One window of the Thermoflexus hugenholtzii JAD2 genome contains the following:
- a CDS encoding DUF4340 domain-containing protein, with product MKRWGTLGLVIAFLILALFVYLEPRITARPTPTPAGASRNLLEVSSAAIQRIRVIDHAAGREAEVERDASGQWFMIAPTHHLVRQDTLDTLAGGLATLFVQQVISDVTDLSAYGLVTPTYTIVISATDRVFTLTVGTATPIGGGYYVRREGDPAVYVVGTFAIDEARKLITEPPLATPTPTPTVTPTPTATPTPTPGPSPIPGVTPTP from the coding sequence ATGAAGCGATGGGGGACGCTGGGCCTGGTGATCGCTTTCCTGATCCTGGCCCTCTTTGTATACTTGGAACCGAGGATCACTGCTCGTCCCACGCCGACGCCGGCGGGCGCATCCCGTAACCTCTTGGAGGTGAGCAGCGCTGCCATCCAGCGCATCCGGGTCATCGACCACGCCGCCGGGCGGGAGGCGGAGGTGGAGCGGGATGCCAGCGGGCAGTGGTTCATGATCGCGCCCACCCACCATCTGGTTCGCCAGGATACCCTGGACACCCTGGCCGGAGGGCTGGCGACGCTCTTCGTTCAGCAGGTGATTTCCGACGTCACGGATCTCTCCGCCTATGGGCTGGTGACACCGACTTACACGATTGTGATCAGCGCCACGGATCGGGTGTTCACCCTGACGGTGGGGACGGCGACGCCGATTGGGGGTGGCTATTACGTGCGCCGGGAGGGGGATCCGGCGGTGTATGTGGTGGGGACCTTCGCCATCGATGAGGCCCGGAAGCTGATCACGGAGCCGCCGCTGGCGACCCCCACACCTACGCCGACGGTGACCCCTACGCCGACGGCCACGCCCACCCCCACGCCCGGCCCTTCGCCCATCCCGGGTGTGACTCCGACACCTTGA
- a CDS encoding HEPN domain-containing protein: MANRWKGWYERGKRDRERALLDIQYGYYEWACFTLQQSAEKVVKALGLALGLTLWGHSLTEMLKWIGQRIEVPPEILDDARLLDLYYIPPRYPNGFPSGKPADYFTETQAREALRAADRIIRFCESYLPGSG, from the coding sequence ATGGCCAACCGCTGGAAGGGCTGGTATGAGCGGGGGAAGCGGGATCGCGAACGGGCGCTTCTGGACATTCAGTATGGATACTACGAATGGGCGTGTTTCACCCTCCAGCAGTCCGCGGAGAAGGTCGTCAAGGCGCTGGGGCTCGCGCTGGGCTTGACGCTGTGGGGACATTCCCTGACCGAGATGCTGAAATGGATCGGACAGCGGATCGAGGTTCCCCCTGAGATCCTGGATGATGCCCGCCTGCTGGACCTTTATTACATCCCGCCTCGTTATCCCAACGGCTTCCCCTCCGGCAAGCCTGCGGATTATTTCACGGAAACTCAGGCCCGGGAGGCGCTTCGTGCGGCGGATCGAATCATCCGGTTCTGTGAAAGCTATCTCCCTGGATCGGGATGA
- a CDS encoding HEPN domain-containing protein, whose protein sequence is MESIHLALGFGRKALKLRPEDIPALIRKARRFLEAADRDIRAEDYTSAPSRMYYAMFHGAQAILLAKGFRFSSHIIRV, encoded by the coding sequence ATGGAATCCATCCACTTAGCGCTCGGATTCGGGAGGAAGGCATTGAAATTACGCCCTGAAGATATTCCAGCGTTGATTCGCAAAGCGCGGAGATTTCTTGAAGCGGCAGATCGTGATATTAGAGCCGAGGACTACACATCTGCGCCTTCTCGTATGTATTATGCAATGTTTCATGGCGCACAGGCTATCCTGCTCGCAAAAGGTTTCCGGTTTTCCTCTCATATCATAAGGGTGTGA
- a CDS encoding XdhC family protein: MRALYEAILRAYEEDRPVALCTVIRTRGSVPRHEAAKMLVYPDGRIQGTIGGGEMEARVIQEALHAIQEGHPRLVRYTLSDPLQGDPGVCGGEMEIFIEPLLPPAVLIIGAGHVGRALAHLAKWLGFRVLVSDDRPERCTPEWIPEADRFLVGPPEEVLPQAPIHHQTYIVLTTRNHPLDVRILPLILDSPAPYIGVIGSRRRWLLTAKALMERGIPPERLARVRSPVGLELRAETPEEIAVSIIAEIIAVRRGGSGAPMTADIRELLREAIPG, translated from the coding sequence ATGCGAGCGCTGTATGAAGCCATCCTGCGGGCGTATGAGGAAGACCGGCCGGTGGCGCTGTGCACCGTGATCCGGACCCGCGGCTCCGTCCCCCGCCACGAGGCCGCCAAAATGCTCGTCTACCCCGATGGCCGGATCCAGGGGACCATCGGAGGCGGGGAGATGGAGGCGCGGGTGATCCAGGAGGCGCTCCACGCGATTCAGGAGGGGCATCCTCGGCTGGTCCGTTACACCCTCTCCGACCCCCTACAGGGCGACCCCGGGGTCTGCGGCGGGGAGATGGAAATCTTCATCGAACCCCTCCTGCCACCCGCAGTGCTGATCATCGGGGCCGGACACGTCGGCCGGGCCCTCGCCCACCTGGCCAAATGGCTGGGCTTCCGCGTCCTGGTGAGCGATGACCGGCCGGAGCGCTGCACCCCGGAATGGATCCCTGAAGCGGACCGCTTCTTGGTGGGGCCGCCCGAGGAGGTCCTCCCCCAGGCCCCGATCCACCATCAAACTTACATTGTCCTCACCACCCGGAACCATCCCCTGGACGTGCGGATCCTCCCGCTGATCCTGGATTCCCCAGCGCCCTACATCGGGGTGATCGGCTCCCGGCGGCGCTGGCTGCTGACGGCGAAGGCCCTGATGGAACGCGGCATCCCCCCGGAGCGCCTGGCCCGGGTGCGCTCACCCGTAGGCCTGGAGCTCCGGGCGGAAACGCCGGAGGAGATCGCCGTCTCGATCATAGCGGAGATCATCGCCGTCCGGCGCGGGGGGAGCGGCGCGCCGATGACCGCAGATATCCGGGAACTCCTGCGGGAAGCGATCCCCGGATGA
- a CDS encoding RNA polymerase sigma factor codes for MLEGILSPHRTTLDQLLALGRSRGYVTFEEILEFFPEAENDLDRLDEIFAALLEAGVEVTDAPEEEGPISAEEEVDEEGLWEEELEAELDSDDLLSLYLKEVGRIPLLTPEEEVELARRIERGRAAERRLAQGGLSPEERRRLEEIVADGRAAQEHLILANTRLVISVAKKYAGRGLPLSDLIQEGNIGLIRAVKKFDWRRGHKFSTYATWWIRQAVTRAIADQSRTIRVPVHMGDQINKLMRLQQQLAQELGREPTPEELAEAMGIPRARAEQLLQMARQPLSLETPTDDEEESVLGDFIEDRGTASPAEAVSQQMLREILHEALATLSPREARILQLRYGLADGRPYTLEEVGRKLGVTRERVRQIEAQALARLRHPTYARKLREFLRE; via the coding sequence ATGCTGGAGGGAATCCTGAGCCCGCATCGCACGACGCTGGACCAGCTCCTCGCCCTGGGTCGATCCCGGGGGTATGTCACCTTTGAGGAAATCCTGGAGTTCTTCCCCGAGGCCGAGAACGACCTGGATCGGCTGGATGAGATCTTCGCGGCCCTCCTGGAGGCAGGGGTAGAGGTTACGGACGCTCCCGAGGAGGAGGGTCCGATCTCCGCGGAGGAGGAGGTCGACGAAGAAGGCCTCTGGGAAGAGGAGCTGGAGGCGGAGCTGGACTCCGATGACCTCCTCAGCCTCTATCTCAAGGAGGTGGGGCGGATCCCCCTGCTGACGCCGGAGGAGGAGGTGGAGCTGGCCCGGCGGATCGAGCGCGGGCGGGCGGCCGAACGGCGCCTGGCCCAGGGGGGGCTCTCCCCCGAGGAGCGCCGTCGGCTGGAGGAGATCGTCGCCGACGGGCGGGCGGCCCAGGAACACCTCATCCTGGCCAACACCCGATTGGTGATCAGCGTGGCCAAGAAATACGCGGGCCGGGGCCTTCCCCTTTCGGACCTCATCCAAGAGGGCAACATCGGCCTGATCCGGGCGGTGAAGAAATTCGACTGGCGCCGGGGCCACAAGTTCTCCACCTACGCCACCTGGTGGATCCGCCAGGCGGTCACCCGGGCCATCGCCGACCAATCCCGCACCATCCGCGTCCCTGTCCATATGGGGGATCAGATCAACAAGCTCATGCGCCTCCAGCAGCAGCTGGCTCAGGAGCTGGGCCGGGAGCCGACGCCGGAGGAGCTGGCGGAGGCGATGGGCATCCCCCGGGCGCGGGCGGAGCAGTTGCTCCAGATGGCCCGCCAGCCTCTCTCCTTGGAGACCCCCACGGACGATGAGGAAGAGAGCGTGCTGGGGGACTTCATCGAGGATCGGGGGACGGCCTCCCCGGCGGAGGCGGTGAGCCAGCAGATGTTGCGGGAGATCCTGCACGAGGCGCTGGCCACCCTCTCTCCGCGCGAAGCCCGCATCCTCCAGCTGCGCTATGGGCTGGCGGACGGGCGTCCCTACACGCTGGAGGAGGTGGGGCGCAAGCTGGGGGTCACGCGGGAGCGGGTGCGACAGATCGAGGCCCAGGCCCTCGCTCGCCTGCGGCATCCCACTTATGCTCGTAAGCTCCGGGAGTTCCTCCGCGAATAA
- a CDS encoding ABC transporter permease subunit, with translation MRNVWAIARRELGAYFVSPIAYLVGAAFLAMMGFFFYTDVVFTVLSRSEPTMRYVFGVMTTILLFVAPVLTMRLLAEEQRLGTLELLLTAPVRDWEVVLGKYLAALVFYLGLLLATAVYPLLLFWMRGNPDVGPILSGYLGMALFGAALLSIGLFSSSLSQNQVVAAVVGIGLVILLAVASLPADGITNPTLQQILNHLDLRNHLLNFRRGLIDTADIVYYLSVTAAFLFLTVQILNSRRWR, from the coding sequence ATGCGCAACGTGTGGGCCATCGCCCGTCGCGAGCTCGGGGCCTATTTCGTCTCGCCCATCGCCTATCTGGTGGGCGCGGCCTTCCTGGCCATGATGGGCTTCTTCTTCTACACCGACGTGGTCTTCACCGTCCTCAGCCGATCGGAGCCGACCATGCGATATGTCTTCGGGGTGATGACCACCATCCTGCTCTTCGTTGCCCCGGTGCTGACCATGCGCCTGCTGGCAGAGGAACAGCGGCTGGGGACCCTGGAGCTGTTGCTCACGGCGCCGGTGCGGGACTGGGAGGTGGTGCTGGGGAAGTATCTGGCCGCCCTGGTTTTCTATCTCGGGCTTCTCCTGGCCACCGCCGTCTATCCCCTGCTCCTGTTCTGGATGCGGGGCAACCCGGACGTCGGCCCCATCCTCTCCGGCTACCTGGGGATGGCCCTCTTCGGGGCAGCGTTGCTTTCCATCGGCCTGTTCTCCTCCTCCCTTTCCCAGAACCAGGTGGTGGCGGCGGTGGTGGGGATCGGGCTGGTGATCCTGCTGGCGGTGGCCAGCCTGCCCGCGGATGGGATCACCAACCCCACCCTCCAGCAGATTCTGAACCATTTAGATCTGCGGAACCACCTTCTTAACTTCCGTCGGGGCTTGATCGACACGGCGGACATCGTGTATTACCTGAGCGTCACCGCAGCTTTCCTGTTCCTCACTGTGCAGATCCTGAATTCGCGGAGGTGGCGATGA
- a CDS encoding nucleotidyltransferase domain-containing protein, giving the protein MKAISLDRDELLRRLREAAAEALEAFPELLEVRLIGSLAAGTATGTSDVDLLLRVKEISGNPLEAMKPYFFFFSRRLEIGLDLLLVGPDLPPGLEEALRGSIMLARRGEPEGTPG; this is encoded by the coding sequence GTGAAAGCTATCTCCCTGGATCGGGATGAGCTCCTCCGGCGGTTGCGGGAGGCGGCCGCCGAGGCACTGGAGGCCTTCCCGGAGCTCCTGGAGGTGCGGCTGATCGGCTCCCTGGCGGCCGGGACGGCCACCGGGACCAGCGATGTGGATCTGCTGCTTCGGGTGAAGGAGATCTCCGGGAACCCTCTGGAGGCGATGAAGCCGTATTTTTTCTTCTTCTCCCGCCGGCTGGAGATCGGCCTGGACCTTTTGCTGGTGGGCCCCGATCTTCCTCCTGGTCTGGAGGAGGCACTGCGGGGGAGCATCATGCTGGCCCGGCGCGGCGAACCGGAAGGGACGCCGGGTTGA
- a CDS encoding nucleotidyltransferase domain-containing protein, translating to MRKGTAVKKEERLVRLEDLPDLARAAGFSSCCVVRLEAGRLIVLPVERQEQIPVQIREALQKWAAHVRRLYGARLRALYLFGSYARGEWREDSDVDVAVVLDEVEDPLEEIHRIHEATSHVALESELLISVVPISWTEFLHGIHPLSARIREEGIEITP from the coding sequence ATGCGCAAGGGAACGGCCGTCAAAAAGGAGGAGCGGCTCGTCCGTTTGGAGGATCTGCCGGACCTGGCCCGGGCGGCGGGTTTCTCCTCCTGCTGTGTGGTCCGCTTAGAGGCGGGTCGCCTCATCGTCCTTCCGGTGGAGCGGCAGGAGCAGATCCCGGTGCAGATCCGTGAAGCCCTGCAGAAGTGGGCGGCTCATGTCCGCCGCCTCTATGGAGCGCGATTGCGGGCGCTCTATCTGTTCGGTTCTTACGCCCGGGGAGAATGGCGGGAGGACTCCGATGTGGATGTGGCGGTGGTGTTGGATGAGGTGGAAGATCCTCTCGAGGAGATCCATCGCATCCATGAAGCGACTTCCCATGTGGCCCTGGAAAGCGAGCTGCTGATCTCGGTAGTGCCGATTTCCTGGACGGAGTTTCTGCATGGAATCCATCCACTTAGCGCTCGGATTCGGGAGGAAGGCATTGAAATTACGCCCTGA
- a CDS encoding MBL fold metallo-hydrolase gives MGLWLLGTSGAVPDGRRDYVGLVVEAADGLILIEAGGSPLHRLRRMGLDPMRLRGIFLSHRHPDHLSGLPGLLMGLWLLRRADLLWIAGPEDALERARALLDLFEWRSWAGMFPVDWRPIPPEPDSLVEASGFVRLLATPVVHSVPTLALRIELPEGTAAYSADTEPCPAMARLSRGVEVLIHEATGAYPGHTPPEGAGRIAREAGARRLILVHLPPEVDGEAWIARARETFEGPVEIGWDGMRAL, from the coding sequence ATGGGCCTCTGGTTGCTGGGGACCTCCGGTGCGGTCCCGGATGGCCGGCGGGACTACGTGGGCCTGGTGGTGGAGGCAGCCGACGGGCTGATCCTCATTGAGGCCGGGGGATCGCCGTTGCACCGCCTCCGTCGGATGGGCCTGGACCCCATGCGGTTGCGGGGGATCTTTCTCTCCCACCGTCATCCGGATCACCTGAGCGGCCTCCCCGGGCTGCTGATGGGCCTCTGGCTGCTGCGGCGGGCCGATCTCCTCTGGATCGCAGGGCCCGAGGACGCGCTGGAGCGGGCCCGGGCGCTGCTGGACCTCTTCGAATGGCGCTCATGGGCCGGCATGTTCCCAGTGGACTGGCGGCCGATCCCTCCGGAGCCGGATTCCCTGGTGGAAGCTTCCGGCTTCGTCCGCTTGCTGGCCACCCCGGTGGTCCACAGCGTGCCCACCCTGGCCCTGCGGATCGAGCTTCCCGAGGGCACGGCAGCCTATTCCGCGGATACCGAACCGTGCCCGGCGATGGCCCGCCTCTCCCGGGGGGTTGAGGTGCTGATCCACGAAGCCACGGGCGCTTATCCCGGGCACACCCCACCGGAAGGCGCCGGGCGGATCGCCCGGGAGGCTGGCGCCCGCCGGCTGATCCTGGTCCATCTGCCTCCGGAGGTGGATGGGGAGGCGTGGATCGCCCGCGCCCGCGAGACGTTTGAGGGTCCGGTGGAGATCGGATGGGATGGGATGCGGGCGCTGTGA
- a CDS encoding ABC transporter ATP-binding protein, with product MIEAEGLTKIYGNQVVAIEDVTFRVERGQIVGFLGPNGAGKTTTMRILTGYMPPTRGRARIAGYDTVLQSLEARRHIGYLPETVPLYPEMSVRAYLGFMAEIRGIPNRKAAVERAMALTGLEDRADALIGKLSKGYRQRVGLAQAILHNPDVLILDEPTIGLDPRQVREVRELIQELGKTHTILLSTHILAEVQQICDRVLIIHRGRIRADMTLGEALRSRRPDRIFLRVDGADAQVPEALHGLPVVHRVERLERGVYEIQVAPEAREDPSPVLAEAIVRRGWRLLELRPVGLTLEDLFLQVTAQD from the coding sequence ATGATCGAAGCGGAGGGGTTGACCAAGATCTACGGCAACCAGGTGGTGGCCATCGAGGATGTGACGTTCCGCGTCGAGCGCGGACAGATCGTCGGGTTCCTGGGCCCGAACGGGGCCGGGAAGACGACGACCATGCGCATCCTCACCGGCTACATGCCGCCCACCCGGGGCCGCGCCCGCATCGCCGGCTATGACACGGTCCTCCAGTCCCTGGAAGCCCGCCGCCACATCGGTTACCTCCCGGAGACCGTCCCCCTGTATCCTGAGATGAGCGTCCGCGCCTATCTGGGTTTTATGGCGGAGATCCGGGGGATCCCGAACCGCAAGGCCGCGGTGGAGCGGGCCATGGCCCTCACCGGGCTGGAGGATCGGGCGGACGCGCTCATCGGGAAGCTCTCCAAAGGTTACCGGCAGCGGGTGGGCTTAGCCCAGGCCATCCTGCATAACCCCGACGTCCTGATCCTCGACGAGCCCACCATCGGCCTGGATCCCCGACAGGTCCGGGAGGTGCGCGAGCTGATCCAGGAGCTGGGCAAAACCCACACCATCCTGCTCTCCACGCATATCCTCGCGGAGGTCCAGCAGATCTGCGATCGCGTTTTGATCATCCACCGGGGGCGGATCCGGGCGGACATGACGCTGGGGGAGGCCCTGCGCAGCCGGCGGCCGGACCGCATCTTCCTGCGGGTGGACGGGGCGGACGCGCAGGTCCCGGAGGCGTTGCATGGACTCCCCGTGGTGCACCGGGTGGAGCGGCTGGAGCGGGGGGTGTATGAGATCCAGGTGGCCCCCGAGGCCCGGGAGGATCCCAGTCCGGTCCTCGCCGAGGCCATCGTGCGCCGCGGGTGGCGCCTGCTGGAGCTCCGGCCCGTCGGCCTCACCCTGGAGGATCTGTTCCTTCAGGTGACCGCTCAGGACTGA
- a CDS encoding GldG family protein, with product MNLARPSEAILRALWGLALLALVAAVVAWTIEGRLGAPSVVALLLAVLLGGIAIYLAPESVRAWIQGRPFAFGANAALASAAFIGIMALLNILAVRHAQRWDVTAERRFSLSPQTLQILSALPQPVEALAFFSQNFQFARENAEDLLDQYRHHSNGKFSYRFIDPVAQASLARQWGVTQDGTILFVMGDRRQQVTLYNEQEFTSALVKLIRTTQPKIYFLAGHGERDIQEEGDNGYAQVRRALEREGYAVEPLNLAVTATVPADAAGVILVGPTRPLLDREVEALKGYLNAGGRMLIALDPALQNVGAGVTESINRVLADWGIAFREDVIVDPVSSMFTDPLTPVAGRYGFSPITEKLRGIATAFPAARSIDDSRVPSDRFRVVRLVETSNQSWGETDLNALRQGLSQGRLPGPGGKPVGPQALAVAVEQVNGKGRLVLFGDADFAANQNVGANLPFANLDLFVNAVNWLSESEVLIGLRQSPSATVRALSATPAQVRTVFMLTVVAMPLLVLAAGAMVWWQRR from the coding sequence ATGAACCTGGCCCGGCCGTCCGAAGCGATCCTTCGGGCGCTGTGGGGGCTCGCCCTTCTGGCCCTCGTCGCCGCCGTGGTCGCCTGGACCATCGAGGGGCGGCTCGGCGCGCCCAGCGTGGTCGCCCTCCTCCTGGCCGTCCTGCTGGGGGGGATCGCCATCTACCTTGCCCCGGAGTCGGTCCGCGCCTGGATCCAGGGGCGTCCCTTCGCCTTCGGCGCCAACGCCGCCCTGGCCAGCGCGGCCTTCATCGGCATCATGGCCTTGTTGAACATCCTGGCCGTCCGCCACGCCCAGCGCTGGGATGTGACCGCGGAGCGGCGCTTCTCCCTCTCCCCTCAAACCCTTCAGATCCTCAGCGCCCTCCCCCAGCCGGTGGAGGCCTTGGCCTTCTTCTCCCAGAACTTCCAGTTCGCTCGGGAGAACGCCGAGGATCTGCTGGATCAGTATCGGCATCACAGCAATGGGAAGTTCTCTTACCGATTTATCGATCCGGTAGCCCAGGCCTCCCTGGCCCGGCAGTGGGGGGTCACCCAGGACGGGACGATCCTCTTCGTGATGGGGGATCGACGGCAGCAGGTCACCCTTTACAACGAGCAGGAGTTCACCTCGGCCCTGGTGAAGCTGATCCGCACCACCCAACCCAAGATCTACTTCCTCGCCGGCCATGGGGAGCGGGACATCCAGGAAGAAGGGGACAACGGCTACGCCCAGGTCCGTCGGGCCCTGGAACGGGAAGGATATGCGGTGGAGCCCCTGAACCTGGCGGTCACGGCGACGGTGCCCGCGGATGCGGCGGGGGTGATCCTGGTTGGCCCCACCCGCCCGCTGCTGGATCGCGAGGTCGAGGCCTTGAAAGGCTATCTCAACGCCGGTGGGCGGATGCTGATCGCGCTGGATCCCGCCCTCCAGAACGTCGGAGCCGGGGTGACCGAGTCCATCAACCGGGTGCTGGCGGACTGGGGGATCGCCTTCCGGGAGGATGTGATCGTCGATCCGGTGAGCTCGATGTTCACGGACCCGCTCACCCCGGTGGCCGGCCGCTACGGGTTCAGCCCGATCACGGAGAAGCTGCGCGGGATCGCCACGGCCTTCCCGGCCGCGCGCTCCATCGACGACAGCCGTGTCCCTTCGGATCGCTTCCGCGTGGTCCGGCTGGTGGAGACCAGCAATCAGAGTTGGGGCGAGACGGATCTGAACGCGTTGCGCCAGGGGTTAAGCCAGGGACGGCTGCCGGGGCCGGGCGGCAAGCCGGTGGGACCTCAGGCCCTGGCCGTGGCGGTGGAGCAGGTGAACGGGAAAGGCCGCCTGGTCCTTTTCGGAGATGCGGATTTCGCCGCCAACCAGAACGTGGGGGCGAACCTGCCCTTCGCCAACCTGGATCTGTTCGTCAACGCCGTCAACTGGCTCTCGGAGTCTGAGGTCCTGATCGGGTTGCGCCAGTCTCCCTCCGCCACCGTCCGCGCCCTGAGCGCCACGCCGGCCCAGGTCCGCACCGTCTTCATGCTGACGGTGGTGGCCATGCCGCTGCTGGTCCTGGCCGCCGGCGCCATGGTGTGGTGGCAGCGTCGCTGA
- the miaB gene encoding tRNA (N6-isopentenyl adenosine(37)-C2)-methylthiotransferase MiaB produces MRYYIHTFGCQMNVADSERLASALEKLGYQMAERPEQADVLVVNTCVVRQSAEEKAYGWLHMVRPLKERRPDRVVAVMGCLVGVKGNEGLRRAFPWVDVFMPPADPRPLVEFLARRVDEGRAVADLERMVRYALQDEELVLPLSERGRKVTAYVPVVHGCSFGCTFCIIPYRRGPERSRPVGQVVAEVRALAEQGVREVTLLGQIVDRYGKDIPDGPDLADLLRAVHEVEGIQRIRFLTSHPSFMTDRIIEAVAELPKVCEHIEIPVQAGNDEVLARMRRGYTVADYKRVVEKIRRRIPNASIATDIIVGFCGETEEQFMDTYRLVEELEFDVVHIAKYSPRPGTVAWRTMADDVPPEEKERRFRMLEELYERISRRKNEALIGQTVEILVEDRNEKGKWFGRTRNNKLVFFEDGDRDWRGQLVSVRITSAGPWSLQGVPVEPSLEPGRSPR; encoded by the coding sequence ATGCGGTATTACATTCACACCTTCGGCTGCCAGATGAACGTGGCCGACAGCGAGCGGCTGGCCTCGGCCCTGGAGAAGCTCGGCTATCAGATGGCCGAGCGGCCGGAGCAGGCGGACGTGCTGGTCGTCAACACCTGCGTCGTCCGCCAGTCGGCCGAGGAGAAAGCCTACGGGTGGCTCCACATGGTCCGGCCCCTCAAGGAGCGGCGGCCCGACCGCGTGGTGGCCGTCATGGGCTGCCTGGTGGGCGTGAAGGGCAACGAGGGGCTGCGCCGGGCCTTCCCCTGGGTGGACGTCTTCATGCCGCCCGCGGACCCCCGGCCGCTGGTGGAGTTCCTGGCCCGGCGGGTCGATGAGGGCCGGGCGGTGGCGGACCTGGAGCGCATGGTCCGCTACGCCCTCCAGGACGAAGAGCTGGTGTTGCCGCTCTCGGAGCGGGGCCGCAAGGTGACCGCCTACGTGCCGGTGGTCCACGGCTGCTCCTTCGGCTGCACCTTCTGCATCATCCCCTACCGCCGCGGCCCGGAGCGCAGCCGCCCCGTGGGCCAGGTCGTCGCCGAGGTGCGCGCCCTGGCCGAGCAGGGCGTCCGGGAGGTCACCTTGCTGGGCCAGATCGTCGACCGTTATGGGAAGGACATCCCCGACGGCCCGGACCTGGCGGATCTGCTCCGCGCAGTCCATGAGGTGGAGGGGATCCAGCGCATTCGTTTCTTGACCTCCCATCCCAGTTTTATGACCGACCGGATCATCGAGGCGGTGGCGGAGCTGCCCAAGGTCTGCGAGCACATCGAGATCCCGGTTCAGGCGGGCAACGATGAGGTGCTGGCCCGCATGCGCCGGGGCTACACGGTGGCCGACTACAAGCGCGTGGTGGAGAAGATCCGCCGGCGCATCCCCAACGCCTCCATCGCCACGGACATCATCGTCGGCTTCTGCGGCGAGACCGAGGAGCAGTTCATGGACACCTACCGGCTGGTGGAGGAGCTGGAGTTCGACGTGGTGCACATCGCCAAATACTCCCCCCGGCCGGGGACGGTGGCCTGGCGCACCATGGCCGACGATGTGCCGCCCGAGGAGAAAGAGCGCCGCTTCCGCATGCTGGAGGAGCTTTACGAGCGGATCTCCCGCCGCAAGAACGAGGCCCTCATCGGGCAGACGGTGGAGATCCTGGTGGAGGACCGCAACGAGAAGGGCAAGTGGTTCGGGCGGACCCGCAACAACAAGCTGGTCTTCTTCGAGGATGGCGACCGCGACTGGCGGGGGCAGCTCGTCTCCGTCCGCATCACCTCCGCCGGCCCCTGGTCCCTCCAGGGAGTCCCGGTGGAGCCCAGTCTGGAGCCCGGTCGATCCCCACGCTGA
- a CDS encoding DUF4349 domain-containing protein translates to MRPLPVGMILLMLMAACAPARATPAALPRAPASGGEVAVPPVGMGPAAQPPQPLKEEAAARDRLAATPMPPGVNPPGLVPNPAARMIIKNAEMRLIVSHVDEALTRIEGLVADLGGYILNSRTWFQEGEKYAALTFAVPSERFEEALGRLRRIALRVADENTSGQDVSPEYVDLEARLANLEAAAARLREFLQQAKSVEEALEVEARLRELEGEIAQVKGRMNFLKGRSAYSLITVTLEPMRPTPTPTPTPTPVVWNPGQTFQEATEVLGVIMRALVDLSIWVLVLGGPFILPAGLLTFVVYRLRNRHPPKAG, encoded by the coding sequence ATGCGCCCGCTGCCCGTTGGGATGATCCTCCTGATGCTGATGGCCGCCTGCGCGCCGGCGCGGGCCACGCCGGCGGCGTTGCCGCGGGCTCCGGCCTCCGGAGGGGAGGTCGCAGTCCCGCCGGTCGGAATGGGGCCGGCCGCTCAGCCGCCCCAGCCGTTGAAGGAAGAGGCCGCCGCCCGGGACCGCCTGGCGGCCACCCCGATGCCGCCCGGAGTGAACCCGCCCGGCCTGGTCCCCAACCCGGCCGCCCGCATGATCATCAAGAACGCCGAGATGCGCCTCATCGTCTCCCACGTGGATGAGGCCCTCACCCGCATCGAGGGCCTGGTGGCCGACCTGGGGGGCTACATCCTCAACAGCCGCACCTGGTTCCAGGAGGGGGAGAAATATGCCGCTCTGACCTTCGCCGTGCCCTCAGAGCGCTTCGAGGAGGCCCTGGGCCGGCTGCGGCGCATCGCCCTGCGGGTGGCCGACGAGAACACCTCCGGCCAGGATGTGAGCCCGGAATACGTGGATCTGGAAGCCCGCCTGGCCAACCTGGAGGCGGCCGCCGCCCGCCTGCGCGAGTTCCTCCAGCAGGCGAAATCGGTGGAGGAGGCGCTGGAAGTGGAGGCCCGGCTGCGGGAGCTGGAGGGGGAGATCGCCCAGGTGAAGGGGCGGATGAACTTCCTGAAAGGCCGCTCGGCCTACTCCCTGATCACCGTCACCCTGGAGCCCATGCGCCCGACCCCCACGCCCACGCCCACCCCCACCCCCGTGGTCTGGAATCCGGGGCAGACCTTCCAGGAGGCCACGGAGGTGCTGGGGGTCATCATGCGGGCGCTGGTGGACCTGAGCATCTGGGTCCTGGTGCTGGGCGGGCCCTTCATTCTCCCCGCCGGCCTGTTGACCTTCGTGGTCTACCGGCTCCGCAACCGCCACCCGCCGAAGGCGGGATGA